One Paenibacillus riograndensis SBR5 DNA segment encodes these proteins:
- a CDS encoding sensor histidine kinase — translation MIRKYIKEKLSWLLLLGGLQIIFLFVAYVDSSIPFLSVLYIVVLNIMVCTTFVFLRYHKETRFYQRMGAWDEVYDLSTFKEANSPFERMVQEAVNAQTERYRRESSANFQLLEQEKDDLLSWIHEVKTPLTAMQLMIERLTDETLKPKLMYEWLRVHHLLDQQLHQKRIPFMRNDLYIEMIRLEPVLNKEIQALKSWCIPKGIGFDVDLAVEAVLTDGKWLGFILRQLLTNAVKYSENSDILIQSREKAGHTVLIIEDHGRGIDPKDLPRIYDKGFTSTTGRQEGAATGMGLYLTKQVAEPLQIGIHADSMLGEGTTFTLTFPRKNDFLRITGM, via the coding sequence ATGATAAGAAAATACATAAAGGAGAAGTTAAGCTGGCTCCTTCTGCTTGGCGGGCTGCAGATCATTTTTTTGTTCGTGGCTTATGTGGATTCATCCATTCCGTTCTTGTCCGTATTGTATATTGTCGTACTGAACATCATGGTATGTACAACTTTTGTGTTTCTCCGGTATCATAAGGAAACCCGTTTTTATCAACGGATGGGCGCTTGGGACGAGGTATATGATCTGAGCACCTTCAAGGAAGCGAACAGTCCATTCGAAAGGATGGTGCAGGAGGCAGTCAATGCCCAAACCGAACGTTACAGACGGGAGTCCTCTGCAAATTTTCAACTGCTTGAACAGGAGAAGGACGATCTGCTGTCCTGGATTCATGAGGTCAAAACTCCGCTTACGGCCATGCAGCTGATGATCGAACGGCTGACGGATGAAACGCTGAAGCCCAAATTAATGTACGAATGGCTGCGGGTTCATCATTTGCTGGACCAGCAGCTTCATCAGAAACGGATTCCGTTCATGCGCAACGATCTGTATATCGAGATGATCCGGCTTGAACCCGTCCTGAATAAAGAGATTCAGGCGCTGAAATCCTGGTGTATTCCCAAAGGAATCGGTTTTGATGTGGACCTTGCCGTCGAAGCGGTGCTCACGGATGGCAAATGGCTTGGGTTTATTCTTAGGCAGCTGCTGACAAATGCCGTAAAATATAGTGAAAACTCCGACATTCTCATCCAGAGTAGGGAAAAGGCGGGCCACACCGTGCTGATCATTGAAGATCATGGAAGAGGGATTGACCCCAAAGATTTACCGCGGATATATGATAAAGGCTTCACTTCTACCACCGGGCGCCAAGAGGGAGCCGCCACAGGCATGGGACTCTACCTGACAAAACAGGTGGCGGAGCCGCTGCAGATCGGCATTCATGCAGATTCAATGCTTGGCGAAGGCACTACGTTTACCTTGACTTTTCCGCGTAAAAATGACTTTTTGCGCATTACGGGCATGTGA
- a CDS encoding ABC transporter ATP-binding protein produces MILEANKIYKTYGNKFNRQEVLKGIDLQVSKGEFVGIMGASGSGKTTLLNVLSSIDRVSQGTIEIEGKEFTRMKEKQLAEFRKQHLGFIFQEYNLLDTLTVKENVLLPLSITGISRREAHQKFEQVAGELGIYELKDKYPAEISGGQKQRTSAARAFIHDPSIIFADEPTGALDSKSASDLLNKLADMNTKRQATIVMVTHDAIAASYCSRVVFIRDGQIYTQLNKGDEARQSFFNDIMKTQSVLGGVQQ; encoded by the coding sequence ATGATTCTGGAAGCGAACAAAATTTATAAAACGTATGGCAACAAATTCAACAGACAGGAAGTGCTGAAAGGAATCGACCTTCAAGTCAGCAAAGGCGAGTTCGTCGGCATTATGGGGGCTTCCGGTTCGGGAAAAACCACCCTGCTGAACGTCCTTTCCTCCATTGACCGGGTAAGTCAGGGAACGATTGAAATCGAAGGCAAGGAATTTACGCGGATGAAGGAGAAGCAGCTGGCGGAATTCCGCAAACAGCATCTGGGGTTTATTTTTCAGGAATACAATCTGCTGGACACCTTGACCGTCAAAGAAAATGTGCTGCTGCCGCTTTCGATCACCGGCATATCCAGGAGAGAAGCGCACCAGAAGTTCGAGCAGGTGGCAGGCGAGCTGGGGATCTACGAATTGAAAGATAAATACCCAGCGGAAATCTCCGGCGGACAGAAACAGCGGACCTCGGCGGCACGGGCGTTTATCCATGATCCGAGCATTATTTTTGCAGATGAGCCTACCGGTGCGCTTGATTCCAAGTCAGCCTCCGACCTGCTGAATAAGCTTGCCGACATGAATACGAAACGCCAGGCCACGATTGTGATGGTCACCCATGATGCGATTGCCGCCAGCTATTGCAGCCGGGTAGTGTTTATCCGCGACGGTCAAATTTACACGCAGCTGAATAAAGGCGATGAAGCACGGCAGTCCTTTTTCAACGATATTATGAAGACCCAGAGTGTATTGGGCGGTGTCCAGCAATGA
- a CDS encoding response regulator transcription factor, with the protein MFKIMLIEDDVTLFGEIKERLSQWSYEVYGISDFGKVLQEFTAAKPELVIVDIQLPQFDGFHWCRILRAHSNVPIIVLSSRDHPSDMVMSMQFGADDFIQKPFHFEVLIAKIQATLRRVYNYSTERTELKTWRGATIEYVKNTITLEHESALLTKNEMLILKILVESKDRIVEREELIRKLWDNEHFVSDNTLTVNVNRLRKKLEPLGLDAYIETKVGQGYMATEEALV; encoded by the coding sequence TTGTTCAAAATAATGCTGATTGAGGACGATGTTACGCTTTTTGGCGAGATTAAGGAACGGTTATCCCAATGGTCGTATGAGGTATACGGCATTTCCGATTTCGGGAAGGTCCTTCAGGAGTTTACGGCGGCCAAGCCTGAACTGGTCATTGTTGATATCCAGCTTCCCCAGTTCGACGGGTTCCATTGGTGCCGGATCCTGCGCGCGCATTCCAATGTGCCGATTATTGTTCTGTCCTCCCGCGACCACCCGAGCGATATGGTTATGTCGATGCAGTTCGGAGCAGATGACTTTATCCAGAAGCCGTTCCATTTCGAAGTGCTTATCGCCAAAATCCAGGCCACGCTGCGCCGGGTGTATAACTACAGCACCGAGCGGACTGAGCTGAAGACATGGCGTGGGGCAACGATTGAATATGTGAAGAATACGATAACCTTGGAACATGAGTCTGCTCTGCTGACGAAGAATGAAATGTTAATCCTCAAAATACTGGTGGAGAGTAAGGACCGGATCGTTGAGCGTGAAGAGCTGATCAGAAAACTGTGGGATAATGAGCATTTTGTGAGCGACAACACCCTGACCGTAAATGTGAACCGGCTGCGTAAAAAACTCGAGCCGCTGGGTCTGGATGCATATATAGAAACCAAGGTGGGGCAAGGCTATATGGCTACCGAAGAGGCGCTGGTATGA
- a CDS encoding sialidase family protein gives MMWKGLLLKTHWIAAVVLMALAGIWGSGISEGSGSKIKPGTVYTRNSAGEQVIAYNAGHLYTLDKDGHVMISYNNGKTKVKAPLTLNPGYDEESGMTADGSGFFISTDKTAIVYGGSRAIPVQVLITNDQGKTWNTYPVTKEVTGTTKNIGFINKNDGWMILSSFKGMGSEDHYLYKTRDGGKTWNEVKGNANEVYARVLTGAGFANDKIGFMGFRYETDFQPAVCWTQDGGKSWTKLHLKLPGGFEEYSLTPLSPVFDGARGQFPVQLSKDGASNVVGTIYLTSSNYGKTWKYQKLVRNLNP, from the coding sequence ATGATGTGGAAAGGTTTACTTTTGAAAACACACTGGATTGCAGCAGTTGTATTGATGGCCTTGGCAGGGATATGGGGCTCCGGCATAAGCGAAGGCAGCGGTTCAAAGATCAAGCCTGGCACTGTCTACACCCGCAACTCGGCAGGAGAGCAGGTGATTGCCTATAATGCGGGCCATTTGTATACGCTGGATAAGGATGGTCATGTCATGATTTCGTACAATAACGGTAAAACTAAGGTGAAGGCTCCGCTAACCTTGAATCCGGGTTATGACGAAGAGTCGGGTATGACCGCAGATGGATCAGGTTTCTTTATTTCCACAGATAAAACAGCCATTGTGTATGGAGGCTCCAGGGCAATTCCGGTTCAGGTGCTTATCACCAACGATCAGGGGAAGACCTGGAATACCTACCCGGTGACCAAAGAGGTCACTGGCACCACCAAAAACATCGGGTTCATTAACAAAAATGACGGCTGGATGATACTCAGCAGCTTCAAAGGGATGGGCAGTGAAGACCATTATCTCTACAAAACGAGGGATGGCGGGAAGACCTGGAACGAAGTGAAGGGAAATGCCAATGAAGTGTATGCAAGAGTATTAACCGGAGCAGGCTTCGCAAATGACAAGATCGGTTTTATGGGGTTCAGATATGAGACGGACTTCCAGCCGGCCGTTTGCTGGACGCAGGATGGAGGTAAAAGCTGGACCAAGCTTCATCTCAAACTGCCTGGCGGCTTTGAAGAGTATAGCCTGACGCCGCTGTCTCCGGTATTCGACGGGGCACGGGGGCAGTTCCCGGTACAGCTCAGCAAGGATGGTGCGAGTAACGTTGTGGGTACGATATACTTGACCAGCAGCAATTACGGCAAGACCTGGAAGTATCAAAAGCTGGTGCGAAACCTGAATCCATAG
- a CDS encoding LTA synthase family protein, with protein MLAKSYFAWYYLFEDGPTWTTWLKEIPFILLIFCLIEWFATKRKIAIYMIVNLLITVLFFSLIVYHNHFGIIATSQVIGQAKQVGAVKKSIFSVLHPQYMLIFLDIIIISLVMFSRKKAVAWKKAMSRRSNRKAVAALFCISLIICMMNIFPNQASMNETVQAEQMGILNYEAYALLAEHKEEQIELSQITQAAIDQKKGIQEQSNPALFGAAKGKNLIIIQMESFQNFLINLSIDGQEITPNMNKLAAGNFYFPRFYQQVGQGNTSDAEFIVNTSFYVPPDGPATDIYAPKELPSLPKLLQAQGYDTATFHTNEVDFWNRGELYKALGFDRYYDKAFFGEDDKVFYGASDEILYKKTSAELARMDQRSQPFYSHVISMSSHNPFTIPEDKYKMALPERFEGTLVGNYIRAQNYADYALGQFIDELKQNGVWDNSLIMLYGDHRGLPIFSLKEEDHVLLEEILNHKYTERDLINIPLIIASPGLTTPSVKEQLGGQVDILPTVSNLLGVSLDSHIHFGQDLLNQSAYNLLPQRYYLPTGSFVNNEELFLSGSGFKDGQHYTLSGDGMKPLQATEDEFNRALELLHLSDSYVTQLPDREVKGEEN; from the coding sequence ATGCTTGCGAAAAGCTATTTTGCCTGGTATTACTTGTTCGAGGATGGTCCTACCTGGACAACATGGCTGAAAGAAATCCCGTTCATCCTGCTGATATTCTGCCTGATTGAATGGTTCGCCACCAAACGGAAAATCGCTATCTACATGATTGTCAATTTATTGATTACGGTTTTGTTTTTCTCTTTGATTGTCTATCATAATCATTTTGGCATTATTGCCACTTCTCAGGTTATCGGTCAGGCCAAACAGGTTGGAGCCGTGAAGAAAAGCATATTTTCGGTGCTCCACCCGCAGTATATGCTGATTTTTCTGGATATCATTATCATTAGCCTGGTGATGTTCAGCCGGAAAAAGGCCGTCGCCTGGAAAAAAGCCATGTCCCGCCGGAGCAACCGCAAAGCGGTCGCTGCCCTGTTCTGCATTTCGCTGATCATTTGTATGATGAATATTTTCCCGAATCAGGCCAGTATGAATGAAACGGTTCAAGCCGAGCAAATGGGAATTCTTAATTATGAAGCCTACGCCCTGCTTGCAGAGCATAAAGAAGAGCAAATTGAACTCTCCCAAATCACACAAGCCGCCATCGATCAAAAAAAGGGCATTCAGGAGCAATCCAACCCGGCCCTGTTCGGTGCTGCCAAGGGAAAAAATCTGATTATCATTCAAATGGAGTCTTTCCAGAATTTCCTGATTAATCTGTCCATCGATGGGCAGGAGATTACTCCTAATATGAACAAGCTGGCCGCAGGAAACTTTTACTTTCCGCGTTTTTACCAGCAGGTCGGTCAAGGCAATACCTCGGATGCGGAATTTATCGTGAACACTTCCTTTTATGTTCCGCCGGATGGACCGGCTACCGACATCTATGCTCCCAAAGAGCTTCCCAGCCTGCCCAAGCTGCTGCAGGCGCAAGGGTACGACACGGCAACGTTTCATACCAATGAGGTTGACTTCTGGAACCGTGGTGAGCTGTACAAAGCATTGGGCTTTGACCGTTACTATGACAAGGCCTTTTTTGGTGAAGACGATAAGGTATTCTACGGGGCTTCCGATGAAATTCTATACAAGAAGACATCCGCAGAACTGGCGAGAATGGACCAGAGAAGCCAGCCGTTCTATTCCCACGTGATCTCGATGTCATCGCATAATCCGTTCACCATTCCCGAAGATAAATACAAGATGGCGCTGCCGGAACGCTTTGAAGGAACGCTTGTCGGGAATTACATTCGTGCCCAGAATTATGCTGACTATGCTCTTGGCCAGTTCATCGATGAGCTTAAGCAGAATGGTGTATGGGATAACAGCTTAATTATGTTGTACGGCGATCACCGGGGACTGCCCATTTTCTCCCTCAAGGAAGAGGATCATGTCTTATTGGAGGAAATTCTGAATCATAAATATACGGAACGCGATTTGATTAATATTCCGCTGATCATCGCCTCCCCGGGATTAACGACGCCAAGCGTGAAGGAACAATTAGGCGGGCAGGTAGATATTTTACCAACGGTATCCAATCTATTAGGGGTATCCCTTGACAGCCATATTCATTTCGGGCAGGATCTGTTGAATCAATCCGCGTATAATCTGCTTCCACAGCGCTATTATTTGCCGACAGGCTCATTTGTAAATAATGAAGAGCTGTTTCTGTCCGGCAGCGGATTCAAGGATGGCCAGCATTATACGTTATCCGGTGACGGCATGAAACCTCTGCAAGCTACAGAAGATGAATTCAACCGCGCGCTGGAGCTGCTTCACCTGTCTGACAGCTATGTAACCCAATTGCCTGACAGAGAAGTAAAAGGCGAAGAAAATTAA